Proteins encoded together in one Planctomyces sp. SH-PL14 window:
- a CDS encoding protein kinase domain-containing protein, with product MPAGTRIGPYEILGPIGTGGMGTVYQARHLVLNKIVALKFLHTSRGSHPEAVARFLREMKAIGALQHPNIVQAFDAGEAEGTHFLAMEYVPGISIHAQLAQCGPLTIEAACAVVRQAASALGAAHAIGLIHRDVKPSNLLLTPSGTVKLLDLGIARWMEEESDASDPLLTQEDDQIGTPDFMAPEQWDDPRLVDARTDLYGLGCTLHALLTGKAPYASDTVRSRTGKRKAHVDGPIPDLQALRPDAPDELVRIHRRLLEKKPEDRFASAAELIEALRELAGGTFPLEPTPADPTRVDPASTDRRSRPSKPAPHWLASTRARLGLEFAVLAIVVGVLAWATPSSGPAQKPSSDGLSATNSLPSPELTLTPDEIARWVVQVGGTLIVTDGSRERPVRRESDLPVRHAEIAELRLQSCKNFFDADLNRFSNLPALRRINLNFNPQVTDAALTALGPLPALEHLEMFGSQVTDKSWPMLLAQPRLRFLDLWRCRHIRGEGSAGISALPIEVLKLGSTGVTDAAVLQWGEFPTLRELALTGCPVTIKTVRHLTKIAPQLQSLTLDGTKAESAEAIALLTQFPELREFKLNGWAYDGVQGTLLKLPHLEKLGIGYNAPRLSKMSDCPTLRTVEWLWIEPGEPGIPERLDWSLPQVERIRFESMDLPDQYGLLAETCPHAEIVEFHECIDFTDHDAEVLAGLPYLSRLRLGPGTESVRARVPLMLLHRPELVVELIER from the coding sequence ACGTCCCGCGGATCGCATCCGGAGGCGGTCGCCCGCTTCCTGCGGGAAATGAAGGCGATCGGGGCCCTGCAGCACCCCAACATCGTCCAGGCATTCGATGCCGGTGAGGCGGAGGGGACGCACTTCCTGGCGATGGAGTACGTGCCCGGGATCAGCATTCACGCGCAGCTGGCGCAGTGCGGGCCGCTCACAATCGAAGCCGCCTGCGCGGTCGTGCGGCAGGCCGCCTCGGCGCTCGGCGCGGCGCACGCCATCGGGCTGATTCACCGGGACGTCAAACCCTCCAATCTGCTGCTGACCCCGTCGGGAACGGTGAAGCTCCTCGATCTGGGGATCGCCCGCTGGATGGAGGAGGAGTCCGATGCCTCCGACCCGTTGCTCACGCAAGAGGACGACCAGATCGGCACGCCCGACTTCATGGCCCCGGAGCAGTGGGACGATCCCCGCCTCGTCGACGCCCGGACGGACCTGTACGGCCTCGGCTGCACGCTCCACGCCCTCCTGACCGGCAAAGCCCCGTACGCCTCCGACACCGTCCGCTCCCGCACGGGCAAGCGGAAGGCGCACGTCGACGGCCCGATTCCCGACCTGCAGGCTCTTCGCCCCGACGCCCCCGACGAGCTGGTCCGGATCCACCGCCGGCTGCTGGAGAAGAAGCCCGAGGACCGTTTCGCAAGCGCGGCCGAGTTGATCGAAGCCCTGCGGGAGCTGGCCGGGGGGACGTTCCCGCTCGAACCGACGCCGGCCGATCCCACCCGCGTCGATCCCGCGTCGACCGACCGGCGCTCCCGCCCCTCAAAGCCGGCTCCCCACTGGCTGGCGTCGACACGGGCGCGGCTGGGACTGGAGTTCGCGGTGCTGGCCATTGTGGTGGGCGTTCTGGCGTGGGCGACTCCTTCGAGCGGCCCGGCGCAAAAGCCTTCCTCGGACGGGCTGTCCGCGACGAACAGCCTCCCTTCCCCCGAACTGACCCTGACGCCAGACGAAATCGCCCGGTGGGTCGTTCAGGTCGGCGGGACGCTGATTGTCACGGACGGAAGCCGGGAGCGGCCGGTCCGCCGGGAGAGCGACCTTCCGGTCCGCCATGCCGAGATCGCAGAGCTGCGGCTGCAGAGCTGCAAGAACTTCTTCGACGCCGACCTGAATCGGTTCAGCAACCTCCCGGCACTCCGCCGCATCAACCTCAACTTCAACCCGCAGGTGACCGACGCCGCCCTGACCGCCCTGGGACCGCTCCCCGCGCTGGAGCACCTGGAGATGTTCGGTAGCCAGGTCACCGACAAGTCGTGGCCGATGCTCCTCGCGCAGCCCCGGTTGCGGTTCCTCGATCTCTGGCGATGCCGCCACATCCGCGGCGAGGGCTCCGCGGGGATTTCCGCCCTTCCGATCGAGGTCCTGAAGCTCGGCAGCACGGGGGTCACCGATGCGGCGGTCCTGCAGTGGGGCGAGTTTCCGACACTGCGGGAGCTCGCCCTGACCGGTTGTCCCGTGACGATCAAGACCGTCCGCCACCTGACGAAGATCGCTCCTCAGCTCCAGTCACTGACCCTGGACGGCACCAAGGCGGAGAGCGCGGAGGCGATCGCCCTGTTGACGCAATTCCCGGAGCTCCGGGAGTTCAAGCTGAACGGGTGGGCGTATGACGGGGTGCAGGGGACGCTGCTGAAGCTCCCGCACCTGGAGAAGCTGGGGATCGGCTACAACGCCCCGCGGCTGTCGAAGATGTCGGACTGCCCGACGCTCCGCACCGTGGAGTGGCTGTGGATTGAGCCGGGCGAGCCGGGGATCCCCGAGCGGCTGGACTGGAGTCTTCCGCAGGTGGAGCGGATCCGGTTTGAGAGCATGGACCTGCCGGACCAGTACGGGCTGCTGGCGGAAACCTGTCCTCACGCGGAGATCGTCGAGTTCCATGAGTGTATCGACTTCACCGACCACGACGCCGAAGTGCTGGCGGGGCTTCCGTATCTGTCGCGGCTGCGGCTGGGGCCGGGGACCGAGTCGGTCCGGGCCCGGGTGCCGCTGATGCTGCTGCATCGGCCGGAGCTGGTTGTCGAGCTCATCGAGAGATGA
- a CDS encoding rhomboid family intramembrane serine protease codes for MLFAPVSTDAPIYYRPWGTISLIVVNVVVFLLVQGGAFGRPDEIYLQYGLWHGAGLRPVQWITSNFLHGGIVHLLLNMLFLWAFGLVVEGKIGPGPFLATYFTIAVVESAVQQLCLMWVTPGVSFGASSAIFGLMAMALIWAPRNDITVGYTWIMRTGLIDIPILQFSLWMIVLQVLLAFTFRFHVTSEILHLGGALLGAAIAWQFLRRGWVDCENWDIFSVMKGRHLTIDGEAPAPVRSTRRLTRDGKPARKKKRIDPLTRKVKHLTRLRGLLHDGKPRAAFDEWTAARHFSEDWTTFESDMVNLSAQLQQAGYVSEALEVHLHFIERFPGSADRVRIEAAELMFRHQKRPHAAMRVVEGLDVESLPQDLAGRLQRLRDTAGKLIDSGHIEIEGLPSRAEP; via the coding sequence ATGCTCTTTGCGCCCGTCAGCACCGACGCTCCGATCTACTACCGGCCCTGGGGGACGATCTCCCTCATCGTCGTCAACGTGGTCGTGTTCCTACTCGTCCAGGGGGGCGCGTTCGGACGGCCGGACGAGATCTATCTCCAGTACGGGCTATGGCACGGCGCGGGGCTGCGGCCGGTGCAGTGGATCACGTCGAACTTCCTCCACGGGGGGATCGTTCACCTGCTGCTCAACATGCTCTTCCTGTGGGCGTTCGGTCTCGTCGTCGAAGGGAAGATCGGGCCGGGGCCGTTCCTGGCGACGTACTTCACGATCGCGGTCGTGGAGTCGGCGGTGCAGCAGCTCTGCCTGATGTGGGTGACGCCGGGAGTCTCGTTCGGCGCGTCGTCCGCGATCTTCGGCCTGATGGCGATGGCGCTGATCTGGGCTCCGCGGAACGACATCACGGTCGGCTACACTTGGATCATGCGGACCGGGCTGATCGACATCCCGATCCTGCAGTTCTCGCTGTGGATGATCGTCCTCCAGGTCCTGCTGGCGTTCACGTTCCGGTTCCACGTGACGAGCGAGATCCTGCACCTGGGTGGAGCACTCCTGGGGGCGGCGATCGCGTGGCAGTTCCTTCGCCGCGGGTGGGTCGACTGCGAGAACTGGGACATCTTCTCGGTCATGAAGGGCCGGCACCTCACAATCGACGGGGAAGCTCCGGCGCCGGTCCGCTCGACGCGGCGGCTGACGCGGGACGGCAAGCCCGCGAGGAAGAAGAAGCGGATCGATCCGCTGACGCGGAAGGTGAAGCATCTGACTCGGCTGCGGGGGCTGCTGCACGACGGGAAGCCGCGGGCCGCCTTTGACGAGTGGACGGCGGCCCGGCATTTCTCCGAGGACTGGACGACGTTCGAGTCGGACATGGTGAACCTCAGCGCGCAGTTGCAGCAGGCGGGGTATGTCTCGGAGGCGCTGGAGGTGCATCTGCACTTCATCGAGCGGTTCCCGGGGAGTGCGGACCGGGTGCGGATCGAAGCGGCGGAGTTGATGTTCCGGCACCAGAAGCGGCCGCATGCCGCGATGCGGGTGGTGGAGGGGCTGGACGTGGAGAGTCTGCCCCAGGATCTGGCCGGACGGCTGCAGCGGCTGCGGGACACGGCGGGGAAGTTGATCGATTCGGGCCACATCGAGATCGAGGGCCTCCCGTCGCGAGCGGAGCCGTAG
- the def gene encoding peptide deformylase: MQIVQYPHPVLRQKSVEVQRIDDDLRKTIAGMFELMYAARGVGLAANQVGLPFRFFVANFSGEKDEKEHEFVFINPQITNRKGSEIDEEGCLSLPGLYADVRRADEVVIEAYDLEGLGYQLTLTDLPARIVQHELDHLDGVMFIDRVADSVKRDIEPKVNAFVIKHGAAQKEGKLPGDAELQQQVKQLMSAGKVPTPGPLVMPERTEKKSE; the protein is encoded by the coding sequence ATGCAGATTGTTCAGTATCCCCATCCCGTGCTCCGTCAGAAGTCCGTCGAAGTTCAGCGGATCGACGATGACCTGCGGAAGACGATCGCCGGTATGTTCGAGCTGATGTACGCGGCCCGCGGTGTCGGCCTGGCGGCCAATCAGGTGGGGCTCCCGTTCCGCTTCTTCGTCGCCAATTTTTCGGGCGAGAAGGACGAGAAGGAGCACGAGTTCGTCTTCATCAATCCGCAGATCACGAACCGCAAGGGGAGCGAGATCGACGAGGAGGGGTGTCTCAGTCTTCCGGGGCTGTATGCCGACGTTCGCCGGGCGGACGAAGTCGTGATTGAGGCGTATGACCTGGAGGGCCTAGGGTATCAGCTGACGTTGACGGACCTGCCGGCCCGGATCGTGCAGCATGAGCTGGATCATCTGGACGGGGTGATGTTCATTGACCGGGTGGCGGATTCGGTGAAGCGGGACATTGAGCCGAAGGTGAATGCGTTTGTGATCAAGCATGGGGCGGCTCAGAAGGAAGGGAAGCTGCCGGGCGATGCGGAGTTGCAGCAGCAGGTGAAGCAGTTGATGTCGGCGGGGAAGGTTCCGACGCCGGGTCCGCTGGTGATGCCGGAGCGCACGGAAAAGAAGTCGGAGTAA